In the genome of Sardina pilchardus chromosome 17, fSarPil1.1, whole genome shotgun sequence, the window TGTTATTAGCTCTTGTTCTGCTGTCTAGGAGTGAAGTGTTTGGATCTGTTCAATGACAACCCCAGGATGTAATCTTGATTGTTTGACATATTGatgtgttgctgtttttgtgATGTTGCCATAGGGGGTAAATTACATCATGCAATGTGATACTACCGACGTTAGCAAGTTTTTAGATGTCAGCTACTGTGTTTAAATTTAATTCAAATGTATGAATTATTTATGTTTGACATATTGTCTTGCTATCTGTCTGTATTGGGGTgtatgcttttttctttttaaaaaagacagaaaaacccAATAAACATTtggtcacaaaaaaaaaaaataataattcaaaTGAATATTGTGGTTGCTGTGTATGATCAAACACTTTGTAAAGACCAGTGCAATGCACTGGCTTTATACCCATGATGCAGCAAAAAGAAATAGTACCTGAGATCTAAGAACAGGTGATCGTCCTGAACGTTAAGCCGCTCTGTGGCAGGTCACAGAAGCATCTGAGGTGAgaacggagagttagtttgggCTTTTGCAATGGGACCACACCAACTTTAGTGTCAAGGTCAaaactcacctcctctcctgtgtcttTTTCAGTGCTTCTAACCTCACCTGATACATGCCTTGGAAGTATGATTCTTTGTCAAACTCTTTCATTGTGATGAACTGCAACAGCTACTGTATGCTGCTGTTGTTACTGTTGTGTGAAGCCTGTGATTTATTtcgaaaatgactgaaatgtaaTATTTGTAGATTACTCTATGgctaacattacattacattactctttctgtcactttctccttttctctctctctctctctctctctctctctctctctctctctctctctgggtatATAGGCAGGCAGTGATGGTGAGAGCATTGGAAACTGTCCATTCTCCCAGAGGCTGTTTATGATCCTGTGGCTTAAGGGAGTCATTTTCAACGTCACCACTGTTGACCTCAAGAGGTATCCaatcacaaagacacagacacagacagacccacagacgcacgcacacacacacacacacacacacacacacacacacacacacacacacacacacacgcacacaaatacaaacacacacacatacacgcgcacatacgcttccacacacacaaatacacacatgcacgcgcacacacacacacacacacacacacacacacacacacacacacacacacacactgttaaagtCTTGTGCAAGGTCATCACCACTGCTCAGCTCTTGACACGTGCAGTGTTGCGTTCAGCTGTTAAGCACTTTGGCCTTTTGTTGCTCAGGAAACCAGCTGACCTGCAGGACCTTGCCCCAGGCACCAACCCACCATTCATGACCTTCAACGGGGAGGTCAAGGTCGACGTGAACAAAATCGAGGAGTTTCTGGAGGAGAAGCTCACACCACCTCGGTACAGAGAGCCTCTGACACTTGATAAATTTGCTATTAGTGATGACATGGTATTTTATGATGTGTCTATGACCCCACagatggcaagagagagaatgatgatcACACAATGCTAAACAGTTACATTTCATATAATTCATACAATTATatttaatatacagtaatatacatttattggcagaattattttttaaaaaactaacCGTGTTCTTACCATCAAATGGCCAAACTATCCATCAGGCACGCTCCAACAAAACACTCTCTCCAGACCTCTTAGATCACAGCAGAAATATTTGTTAAAAATATGTGTTGTAAAACATGAAAGAAACATGGTGATGGATATTTGAGCTGTTATACAGTTCAGCTTGGGAACCAACTTCCAGATGACTCCATGACAAATGCTCCATCTGTTGCCAGTTCCAAATCTACTCTAAAGACCAAACGGTTTTGTCTTTGAAAGTTAACTTTCTGCTAACTGATCAGACACACTTACTTTTACAGTAATCAGACGTATACTCAGATGTACTTTAGATGTTCAGATATGTTTTATGACTTTTAATTACACTTTACAGTTTTGTAAACTATTTTCAGAACTATTCTTATGTGTCCTTTAATTTTCTTATTATGAAATGcagtatataaataaacttaaaGACTGTGCATTGTGAAATGGCTGTTATTGTCTGAGTACACACTACAAAGTACagaaggaacaaaaaaaagctgaacactctctttgtgtgttgtttcaggtACCCTAGACTGGTGGCTAAACACCCAGAGTCCAACACAGCTGGGATCGATGTCTTTGCCAAGTTCTCCGCCTATATCAAGAACCCACGCAAAGATGCCAACGAAGGTAAACAGGAAGTTCTTGTGGCCATGCAGTAGCATGACAACACTCATTGTGGTGGATGTTTTAccgtttgtgtatttgtttgtttttgtgtgtgtgtatgtgtttgtgtttgtgtgtatgtgtgtgtgtgtgtgtgtgtgtgtgtgtgtgtgtgtgtgtgtgtgtgtgtgtgtgtgtgtgtgtgtgtgtgcgtgtgtgtgtgtatgtgttgttgttgttgttgtgtgtgtgtgtgtgtgtgtgtgtgtgtgcgtccaggTCTGGAGAAGGCTCTGCTGAAGTCACTTAAGCGCCTGGATGAGTTCTTGCAGACGCCGATGCCGGATGAAGTGGACGCCGACAGCGCGGAGGAGCCGGGAGAGTCCACCCGCAGCTTCCTGGACGGGCCGGACCTCACACTTGCGGACTGTAACCTGCTGCCCAAACTACACATCATCAaggtactgtatgcatacacacacacacattcatcatgcatacactcaaactcacactcagaaaaacatacagtctctctctctctctctctctctctcacacacacacacacacacacaaactctctatccctgtctctctttctctgtgtccacacacactctctctctctcactctctccctgactTAAAGTAAATAGTTTGACATATAAgacctctgtgtatgtttgagctAAAAAGCTTTTGATATGCTGTCACCTCCTTGAACATTCCTATATGCTTTATGTTTTATGTCTTGATCCCATCTCTTatgtttcttttgtgtgttctgtgggtCACTGTGGGCTCTCTTACTCCCCCAGGTGGTGGCCAAGAAGTACCGCAGTTTTGAGATTCCAGCTGACATGACGGGCGTGTGGCGCTACCTGAACCGCGCATACGAGAGGGAAGAGTTCACTAACACCTGCCCTGCCGAACGAGAAATCGAGTTTGCCTATCTGGATGTCGCCAAGAAGATTaagtaaattgtgtgtgtgtgtgtgtgtgtgtgtgtgtgtgcgtgtgtgttatgtatgtcTGTTTATGTATTTCACAGAAAGGTAGATATCTAAAAGACaaagaataagaaaaaaagGTGGCGAAAGGATATGTGTTCATgcctgtttgtgcatgttagcgggtgtgtgtgtgagtgtgtgtgtgctgatgagtatgtgtgtgatgtggacatgtgtgtgtgtgtgtgtgtgtgtgtgtgtgtgtgtgtgtgtgcactccccGGTGGTGTTGCATTTaactcatacagtatacagtataagttGCTGAACCCTGACATATCAGGACGTCATTAGAATGTGTTGAGTCAGTCAGAGTTCCTTTTAACCAATGGCAGGGCCAGGATCCAGTAGAACCAATGACATGCTAGTCATACTGTATTCCTACACTAAGTTCATATGCTCAGTACCAATAGAAATCCTATGCATTGTATTTCTCATTGTATAAACACTATGGCCTTGAGAGTGGTTAAAGCAAGTGTTCCTATCAATCACGCATTAGAAAAATCATGCCGTCTACTTCTGCTCCGTGTCTCTGTTTCTTTTATTTCATCTATGATGATTCTGtcctgtttttttattttccttccgAAAGTACAAATATCTACTATAAATGTTATTATAGAACCTTCAAAATATGATAGTTTGTTTCAAGGTCATGACCTCGGTAGTTTGACTTCTAGCATTTTCTACTCACACGTTTTGTAAAAGCAAATTGATGTGTATTGACATTTACAGACTACATTAATGACCGTAATGAGATCCACTGTTGTAATTTCCTGTACTCTCTCTTTTGTATTGAATGCCATTGTCTGGACGATCTCCGAGACTCCTCACTCTTATCTGCTGCCTCAGGTCTGTCTCTAAAGACTAAATCCTACAGCTAATTTCTTGTgtgttgattgtttgtttgtttgtttgtttctgttttgcaTTTGGTGACCTGGCAGTGTTAACATTTGGATGCTTTGTAAACGGAGTGAACGCCTTATCAATTTCCCTGAGAGGAGACCTAATTAAAGTTGATTGAAAAACGTGAGTGGGTTTGTGAGTGCCTCATTACCTGTGCAGctgaagcaacactaaagcacttctcctctgtcgcacgcacgctatttgtttatccagcaaatagcaATGTCCACAGAcgaggtacagtatgttgcatgattttaggaaagtatgatgtattgcgacatcgaaaaaagtcaaatttgtagtttcgtatgtctcatttcatcgaactacagatacgctacccATTCtagtaaagttacatagtgcggttatagccgatagagggccgcgaagtgaaagcagaagtgccgttcaccgtTGAAGTGCCTCCAAGCATTCACGTTAACCTTCAGATGTTCCTTTGTGGTGTTATAGAAATTGGCAGTTTGTGCCTAGTATGAACAACACCATGTTAGTCGAAGGTAGTCCAACCAGTTTTCTATAGTTTTCATGAACATCACTGACAACAAATTTTGTTCCACCATGACCTCAGGTGGtttatagaaaaaaaaatgaatttatcttTTTTAGTTaaattagtttagtttagttttagtCAACTATTTCTACACAGACTCATACATAAGTAAATGGCTACAGTGGTATGTGGTAAAGATATGAAGATGTGAGGGAACTTCATGTGCTCTGGTTATCCCCAGCTCCCCCACCCTTAGTTTGTTCTCTGTGGTTCTTGATTGCCCTTATTAACTTGTTGCCATGTCAACGCTGAGATTGGCAGCCCTCTGCACCTCTTAATCAACCCAAGAGGCACCACATCAGTAACTTGGATATTTCtggccactttttttttttatataagcgTTGTTGTCATGGACAGAGACCACTCGAGGAATTTGGATATGGGAGGTCTAACAAACAAGAGTCTGACACGTACAGAGACTAAGAGAGCGGCTGAAAGGTTTTCACTGGAAAGCAAACTCagcaagaaaaagaaagaaaggaaggaagaaagaaagagagaaagaaagaggaaagctCTGTCAACAGTGTGCCTCCAACAAACAGTCTCTCCTCGCTTCCTCAAACTCTCTGTTCCCTTCTGTCAGGTAATGGccattgagtgagagagaaagctgtAGGAAAATAAATGTGTCTTTATTGATAGCAGGGGGACGGTTTGATTCTTGTGAGTTTATTATTGGAGCCAATTACAGGATCTCGTTTCTCAAGGGGGTTAGCGGGGTCTCGTGCACAAAAAGCCAAGGGGTACACACgtctttcttgttctctctcaagtatacacacgcacatacacacacacacacacacacacacacacacacacacacacacacacacacacacacacacacacacacacacacacacacacactcactcactcactcactcactcactcactcactcactcactcactcactcactcactcactcacatacatacacacacacacacacacacacacacacatacacacacacacacacacacacacacacacatacacatacacacacacacattttctgttcTTCACTGTCAGTAAGGTTATTGATGAGGCCTGGGTAGAGGGCTTTGTCGGCGCCTGGGCTGGGATGCCTGGTCCGGTTGCTAGGCACCAGGCGAAGCattgggagggtggaggggagcagaggaggcagcGGCTTCTGACATCCAACATCACATCAGCACAGAGCAGGGTCCAGATttcagcggaggaggaggaggaggaggaggtggtggtggtggtggtggtggtggttgccgTAGAGACTTTGTCAGTTTTGTGAGCAGTATTTCCAGAAACACACTGTAAAACACACAACCATGGAAAAGatagagtgagatagagagaagagagagtgagatagtgGTTGATGCTAATTTTACTCAATATTCCTGTGTGATACCTGCATCATTactaaaaaaaaaggcagcCTGCAGTACATATTTTTTCCCAGTAATTATTAGATAAAGGGAATGAGGAACATAaatcaacaaacagacagagagatgactgGGGTCTGGGGATAAAAGTGTAACCTATTTAGTTGATTTATGCTATTCTAATTTTGTCTCACATCTTCATGGAATGTCAGACTTGCCCAGCCATACCCATCAATATACAGTGGCATGCTTCTAAGCTTGACCTTTTTGGTCAGCACCTGGGACATGCACAAAGCCTCCTTGCAAGATGCTTCTAAGgcaggggttctcaatgtttttggttccaaggaccccttttaggggataacatttccgaggacccccttataaccgtaacagttaaccattcgtattctctgaagttgtggccaGGTCCCCTATCCCATGTTAGGTCCAAgtaggaccaaatagacacaatttgcttgttttatgggcgaaaagagcatcatctttttaaaattttaactttataatttcaagcaaattatttcgcggaccccttggctatgggtcacggaccccaCTTTCAGAACCACTGTTCTAAGGTATACCTACAAATGGTATCACATGTCTGATCATGTAAAAGCGGCAGTGCTCACCTCTCTTGTTGCCCTTTTTAGTCGGAGGCGGGAGGGACTTTTTGAAAGCTTTGCCACTCAGACTCAGTGGGTTCACCTCCGCAGTGCTGGACCTGGCTGCAGTTCCACTGCTGTCAGTAGATGGCGCTGCTGTTGTTTTTACAGCTCCATCTGCTACTGTCTGTGGTTGCGACAGGAGATAACCAAACGGTCAGATAATGAAATAAGAAAGACTACTAGTACCAGTCCAAGATATGTACAAATTGAAGATAAAAACATACCGTTTTACCCTTTTTCCCTGAACCACGTCCATTGCCTGTAATAGCACATTGAGAGGAGATAAGACGTGTTGTTAAAACCAATTCGAAACACAGGAGGCAGCATTATTAGGATATGCACATGTCTGTGGTAAAagatgggtgtgggtgtgagtgtgcggggtttgtggtttgtgtgtccACTGCACTTCAAGAGCATGTAAATGCCCTTTGAGTCCTAAAagtactacagtatatactgtacctcaTGCATACATCCAAAGATGAGAATGGCTGAAGACAGCGGGTAAGTGAGTTTTTCACCATCACTTTTTTCTttgcatttctttctttctactgtACAAATAAGCTTGGGgcatttttgcctttatttgacTGGTCAGTGGAGACTGCCAGAAAGCAAATTGGTGAGGGAGATGGGGCAGAAAAGtcaggaaaggtgtgtgtgtgtgtgtgtgtgtgtgtgtgtgtgtgtgtgtgtgtgtgtgtgtgtgtgtgtgttgagagaaagagagagtgtgtgtgcatgtgtctgtctgtgtttgtgtttaagtgtgtgtacgtgtatgtgtgtgcctgttaattgtgtgtgaatgggtccAGGTGagtgctatatatatatttgtgtgtgtgtgtgtgtgtgtgtgtgtgtgtgtgtgtgtgtgtgtgtgtgtgtgtgtgtgtgtgtgtatgtgtgtgcctgttaattgtgtgtgaatgggtccATGTGAGtgctatatttgtgtgtgtgtgtatgtgtgtgtgtgtgtgtgtgtgtgtgtgtgcatgctggtgCTGCTCACCTCGCGGTACGAGTGTGAGACGGGAGCTGAGGGTGCTGTTGAAGGCCTTGTAGAGCTCCTCCAGGGTGCTCATCATCTGCAGGATCTTCTCCCGGCGCTCCAGCTCAACGTCGTCGGGAACGTCTGTCTCTTCCCGCTCCCTCGCTCGTCTgtccacacctccacccacctgTCCTGGTCGCACCCATTCGGTGGTCATCGCAGAGGTCTTCGCTCGCTTGTCCAGGCTGCTGTTCTCGGTTCCTGCTTGTTCCTGCATGCTGGGCCTGCCTGTCACTTGGTCTTCGTCAGTCTTCGGAGGTCTGACGAAATCAGACGTGGACGAGGTggtcttctcctccacaccgGGAGCTGTGGACACCGGGAACGTCTTCGTTCTCCGGCCGAGGTTGCCAAATGGCGTTCGGGTTCTGTCTCGTAATTCAGGGCGGCTCGTGCCCGGGTCGCCCCTCAGGTGTTTGTCGGGTTTGGTGAGGTGCTGTGGCGGCACCATGACTGAGATGGACTTAGTCTGAGACGCTGGTGTTCGGTTGATGCGTCGGTCCGTCGCTGGTTCTGTGGTCAGTTGAGTGTCTGGACTGGTAGACCAGAGGTCTGGAGGTTTCAGGTCACCTATGGAGAAAGACGTGAATAGAGGTAAGACGTCGTCATCACACCGGAGGAGAATAGGAAGaatgaggagatggaggaggagaagttcAAAAAGAAGAAGTAAGTtgcaagaggaggaagaggatgaagaagaagaagaagaagagtgtGATAATGGAAAATAAGAggaacaataaaaacaaatatcagGAACAATATtttggagaaggagagaaatagaaacaaaaggaggagagagagggggaagagagagagagagagagagagagagagagaaagaaaagaagagaaaaagcgagaggaagtacaccacacacaaaagcaaacagtcaTGACATAACTAGGTCTATTTGCTGTCTTTCTTATCAGCTTTTCTATCCTAAATGACAACAATCCTAAAGACATatatacgtatacacacacacacacacacacacacacacacacacacacacacacacatacatatacacacacacacacacacacacaaacgcacacacacacaaccttgccACATTGGCTGTGGAGGACTCAGAGCTGTTGCCAAGGGGGGCGTGACCCCTGGGCTGATGGCGTCACAGGCGTTTGACGTCGGGGAGTTTGCGGGTCACACAACAATATGGCTTCAAGCTCTCTGCCGGGGTGATGCATGCTTTCAGCTCCCTAAATATGTTTGGAGTATCCAAGTGCTCTTCAAAGGCACAAAGACATCACAGGCTGGACTTGCACAGTAAAGCCTGTGAACACAACTGTGTGTGGAccggcgtacacacacacgcacgcgcgcgcgcgcgcgcacgcacacacacacacacacacacacacacacacacacaaatacgcacacacacacacacacaaatacgcacacacacacacacacacacttacacatgtacacacacacacacaagttatgcAACTGGCTATGACAGAAATCTCCCTTACCTGTTTTTAGGATAAAACTAACATTCTTTTTGGAATGTATAAAATTCCTTGAATTGGATTAATGTATCTGAAAGTACACCAGGTTTCTGAAGTGAGTGAGGCTTACACAAACTTCTTCAGTTTAGTCCATATGGGTTATCATAGACCCATACAACACTAAACAACCCCATTCACACATTAAATAGCAATGTATTCTGCATTTCATGTATTCTTATACGGTTGGATTATTTCCATATATTCTGGTTAAATGGTTAAACCAGCTGTTCACAGGCCAAGTCCACATTGCTTGGTGTGCTTACCTTGCAGTGGGAGGCTGTGAAGATGCTTTGCCTCCAGAGGTGCGGAGTCTGAAACTGGCACgatggccagcagcagcagtggcatcaGTACCCCCACCAACGCCATCCTCCATGGCACAACCGCGGATGTCAGTTCTTTCTGCATAGCTGCGTCGTTTAAGTTCAGTTACGGGCTGCTGGGTCACTGGGTTGAGATGTATAGGCACAGATTCAATGTCGCTTCAGTTACAAGTATCTATACTATAGTAGAGTATAGTAGAGATGTTAGAACTGATCTAAAGTCTTAGGACAAAGTCGTCCGTTTGTCGTCTTATTATTTGATGCTACACGTCAACTTTTCCGTGGATCAGGTCTCggagtgtttgtctgtctgcaggtCCGAAGTACGCCGAGGCTTAAACgcacaaatactgtatacacacacacacacacacttgttggaTTACTTGGATGCGCCTCTCTGAGGAAAAAGGCTTGtcgtggagggtgtgtgtgcgttgcggGCGTGCAGTGAAGTGCAGTGCGTCGCTCTCGCTGTCTCTGTCTTCCCCTCTTCGGTCCGGGGCAGCTTCTTAAACCTGGACCAGCACCTTACGCACATCCAATCACAGCCATcatacccccccacaccccccctctacacacactcacacacacttacacacacacacacacacacacacatacagtctgcCTCAAACcctcaccacccacccaccaatcCCACCAgtagtgtgttggagtgtgtgacATTTAGGGGGGTGTGTTTGGCGTCGGGGGGCCTCCTTTGTGAGTGGGGCGACAGGCTGTGGGCCCTTCTGCGTCAACGGCCCTTTCTGCGGCGGCTCCTGTGCAAACACATTAACAAACACCTTATCACTGCTTATACAGCGCAGGGAGAGGGTGTcactatgcgtgtgtgtgtgtgtgtgtgtgtgtgtgtgtgtgcgtgtgtgtgtgtgtgtgttgtgacatcGTGTTTGTGCGAAACCAACAAAGAGATCCCAATGAGTATGTACTAGACAGGGACATTATGATGTATGCGACTATCAAGACGCACAGTATTAACGCATACAGAATGTTCAATGAGCCAATTATTCACAGTCATCAGCCGTTCCCTGTTTCAACCAAGTGGAAAAGGCCTGCGTAACAGTGCCTCGTATTAACGGACAATTTATCAAACAGTGCTTATACGCTTACTGCTTTAACACTGGACTTGTAACTCACAAAGGCCAAACTACTATGAAGAAGCCCAAGTCATGCagtttgtaagtaagagaagcCTATATACATGTATTATGTTACAACtattgtttattttgtgctTAAATGTCTATACATAGTATAAtgtatttctgttttatttcctttatgatattggtgttatttgtaacacgctttggcaacactgtaccactgtaacagtcatgctaataaagcaccctttgaatttgaatttgaggaCATAAATCATTACGTTAGAACAGAAagatgtatgtgcatatgtgcaaaAATGTGCACgcttgtatgtgtatatatttgtgtgtgggcAAATATTCTATTTGTGTTAGAATAAATTCACTATCACTTTagaaatgtaagaaactatCATGGTATGTATGTGATGGGTGGGATGCATTTCTATTCGGTATCGGCAGGGGTCATATCTTTCTTTGTAGTCAGGTTAACAACGGCGTCAGAAGTGATTCAAAAGTCTATGATTGCATGCTTTTGTGATGTCAGGCATGAGGATCCGAAAAagaatgcaaataaaaaaagaagggaaaaaaagaaagaaaggagtggaagaggaagagatggaacgTGGAGGGACAAGaagaagagggaaagggagtgaggaggagaagagatgggaaTCAATTCTGGTTGCTGGGAGGGGAGAATCTGATCTCAGACTATTCAACAATTCATTACCCTTTCGTCTCTGTACTGTCCATCCGTTTTGGccctatgactgtgtgtgtgtgtgtgtttgtgtgtgtgtgtgtgtgtgtgtgtgtgtgtgtgtgtctgtgcctttgAGGGAAAGAATcgagagaagaggggatgaaagaaatagacatacagacagacagacgcacagccATACTGCCTGACAGCCAAAAAGTCTGGTGTTTGTTCTCTTTAGAAGTGAACttaaatgagagaaagagagagagggaaagagatagaaagagagagagtgagggagagaggtatgTGGCAGTGGGCTTTTCGTTTTTCCTTCCCGTTTAGTCACCTTCAGACTTTGAAGGACAGCGCGTCCCTCGGTTTTGTTCTGCGGTGAGTGAGATCACAAGGAACAAAAGAATAAACACTGGAACTCCAGacagtctgtctctgtgtctgcatcatctctccctcttgctatctctctctctctctctctctctctctctctttctttctctctctcttgctctctgtctctgtgtctttcttcctctctctctttacatctttctctcttgctctctctctctctgtgtgtctttccttctctctctctttacatcttTCTTCCCCTTCAATTGAACCAAGATGTTGAGAATTCAGAAGTTAGTTACAAATGCCTCTGATAAATGACAAAAGAGATAAAATTACAGTTAAAACACAGTTAAGTCTCAGAAAAAAGTAGCTATTGTATAGGGGTGTAATTGAAATAAAAGAGACGATGCCTATTGCACACTGATCCGTTTCACTTTTCATGTTTTAATGCATCTTCACCACTAAGGGGCGCTATAGTATCTCTTTGCAGACACATGAGTTTCTGACAGTTTAGAAGTTGCACTGATGGTGTGAGGGAATTCTGTCATAACCGTAGTACAACCCTGCAAGATATAATAAAATATAACACATAAAAAATAGAGGGTAAATGTGCAAGATAATTTAGACGAAGACAAAAGTTCAAGTCTCTAAGATTGCAAACCCTGTAATAATTATCCAaattagtaataataataatacgtaGGTTTTACAGTATACAGCGCTTTTCAAGGTACCCAAAGACGCTTTACAAAGACACAGAACAAAAAGGATGCAAAAggacaatacatacagtacatacatgtaaacaaacacatacacatacagtacgcaaaAAGAACAATACAAAGATTGGAAAAAAGAAAGTgccatctttttaaaaaatatattttattataaaTTTGATACAGATAAAATAACTGAGTTCTCAGAAAATGAAGACAAtaaacactcaaacatacacagatgaacacacataaTTAAAAGAAAGAGTCATTCAAGGCATTGCTCCAACTCGTTTCCCAGATGAGTCCTTCATCCACTGGTACAAATTCCGTTTGATGCTTCCACCAAAAGAGTGATAGCAGAGTGGAGCTGACAGAGATATAGAACATGTTGCCATCTTCAGAGAAGCTTCCAACAGGAGACAACTGTTTTGTCTGTTGTCCAGAGTTTCTCAAATAATCTGTGATAAATCTGTGATGAATTGTTACAACAAATAATGTgaaaacatgtagtcaaaattattatttttcacaGACATCATTTGATTTAACTTAGCTAAATATTTGGCAATCTACTGAACTGCCAATTCTGAATTCTGAAAATGTTTGGGCATAAAGGGTTGGCAGCTAAGACAGTTGATATTGCCAATATGAAATAATTAAActcaaaattattatttttcacaGACATCATTTCATTAAACTTATTTAcagtaaaaataaatatttggcaATCTACGAAATTGACAATTCTGCTCGTACCACTTGCAATGTTCTGAGTAGGTGTGGGCATACAGGGGTGAGCAGCTAAGAAAGTTGATATTGCCAATATGAGACaattatatctatctatctatctatctatctatctatctatctatctggatTGTTCGGTGGTAGATTGGAAAGTGACATAGAATGAAAAGGATTTCCCCCAAATGTCTGAGAAGGAGcaaggtgga includes:
- the LOC134061975 gene encoding chloride intracellular channel protein 4 isoform X2, encoding MGKWAGSDGESIGNCPFSQRLFMILWLKGVIFNVTTVDLKRKPADLQDLAPGTNPPFMTFNGEVKVDVNKIEEFLEEKLTPPRYPRLVAKHPESNTAGIDVFAKFSAYIKNPRKDANEGLEKALLKSLKRLDEFLQTPMPDEVDADSAEEPGESTRSFLDGPDLTLADCNLLPKLHIIKVVAKKYRSFEIPADMTGVWRYLNRAYEREEFTNTCPAEREIEFAYLDVAKKIK
- the LOC134061975 gene encoding chloride intracellular channel protein 4 isoform X1 is translated as MAWFDIAAKKFGFPTIELFVKAGSDGESIGNCPFSQRLFMILWLKGVIFNVTTVDLKRKPADLQDLAPGTNPPFMTFNGEVKVDVNKIEEFLEEKLTPPRYPRLVAKHPESNTAGIDVFAKFSAYIKNPRKDANEGLEKALLKSLKRLDEFLQTPMPDEVDADSAEEPGESTRSFLDGPDLTLADCNLLPKLHIIKVVAKKYRSFEIPADMTGVWRYLNRAYEREEFTNTCPAEREIEFAYLDVAKKIK
- the urp2 gene encoding urotensin II-related peptide, with product MALVGVLMPLLLLAIVPVSDSAPLEAKHLHSLPLQGDLKPPDLWSTSPDTQLTTEPATDRRINRTPASQTKSISVMVPPQHLTKPDKHLRGDPGTSRPELRDRTRTPFGNLGRRTKTFPVSTAPGVEEKTTSSTSDFVRPPKTDEDQVTGRPSMQEQAGTENSSLDKRAKTSAMTTEWVRPGQVGGGVDRRAREREETDVPDDVELERREKILQMMSTLEELYKAFNSTLSSRLTLVPRGNGRGSGKKGKTTVADGAVKTTAAPSTDSSGTAARSSTAEVNPLSLSGKAFKKSLPPPTKKGNKRVCFWKYCSQN